The following proteins come from a genomic window of Microbacterium sp. SY138:
- a CDS encoding LLM class flavin-dependent oxidoreductase: MSDTALSVLDLVPVRTGQTSAEAIAASLALAETADRLGYRRYWFAEHHNMPSVASTTPPVLIAAAATRTSRLRLGSGGVMLPNHAPLIVAEQFAALEAIAPGRIDLGLGRAPGSDPVITQLLRGSGTTSDVEQFPRHVQDIAALLSADGAELRFTSGGEYTVRATPAATGTPEVWLLGSSDYSAQLAASHGLPYVFANHFSGQGLERALDLYRTGYRPSEEHPEPRTFLTVNAVAAPTQEEAEARALPQLRMMARLRLNQPLAALETVEQAAAAVTDAATDEVVRAARSRWFVGTGESVAAELHSFAERYGVDEVMLSPVAGAYDAEANDAPIGRAQTLELISAALRS; this comes from the coding sequence ATGTCCGATACAGCTCTCTCCGTCCTCGACCTCGTCCCGGTGCGCACCGGCCAGACCAGCGCGGAGGCCATCGCCGCCTCCCTCGCGCTCGCGGAGACTGCCGACCGTCTCGGCTATCGCCGCTACTGGTTCGCCGAGCACCACAACATGCCGTCGGTGGCATCGACCACTCCCCCGGTGCTGATCGCCGCTGCGGCCACCCGCACCTCGCGCCTGCGTCTGGGCTCTGGCGGCGTGATGCTGCCCAACCACGCACCGCTCATCGTCGCCGAGCAGTTCGCGGCACTCGAAGCGATCGCGCCGGGACGCATCGACCTGGGCCTCGGCCGGGCACCGGGAAGCGACCCGGTGATCACGCAGCTGTTGCGCGGCTCGGGGACCACCAGCGACGTCGAGCAGTTCCCCCGCCACGTGCAGGACATCGCGGCCCTGCTGTCGGCAGACGGGGCTGAGCTGCGTTTCACCTCCGGTGGGGAGTACACGGTGCGTGCGACGCCGGCCGCGACCGGCACCCCCGAGGTGTGGCTGCTCGGGTCGAGCGACTATTCCGCGCAGCTCGCCGCCTCGCACGGGCTGCCCTATGTCTTCGCCAACCATTTCTCGGGGCAGGGCCTCGAGCGCGCGCTCGACCTGTACCGCACCGGCTACCGTCCGAGTGAGGAGCACCCGGAGCCGCGCACGTTCCTCACCGTGAACGCGGTCGCCGCGCCCACGCAGGAGGAAGCGGAGGCCCGTGCACTCCCCCAGCTGCGGATGATGGCACGGCTGCGGCTGAACCAGCCGCTCGCCGCTCTCGAGACCGTCGAGCAGGCGGCGGCGGCCGTGACGGATGCCGCCACCGACGAGGTCGTGCGGGCCGCCCGTTCGCGCTGGTTCGTCGGCACCGGCGAGAGCGTCGCCGCCGAGCTGCATTCCTTCGCCGAGCGCTACGGCGTCGACGAGGTCATGCTCTCCCCCGTCGCCGGCGCCTACGACGCCGAGGCGAACGATGCACCGATTGGTCGCGCACAGACACTGGAACTGATCTCCGCCGCACTTCGCAGCTGA
- the pheA gene encoding prephenate dehydratase yields the protein MKPVTERRTYSYLGPAGTFTEAALDQVAEARGQNWRPVHNVGEALADVLEGRSDAAMIAIENSIEGGVSTTQDALATLPGLRIIGEYLVRVNFVLVAPRGTTLDQVEVIAAHPVAYAQCHGWLGAHLPSHSHVPASSNVASAIGVLDGTLPAQAAIAAPGIVNHYDVEVLADGIGDNAQAVTRFVLVTRTTRSPEPTGADKTSLIVELPHDHPGSLLEMLEQFSTRGINLSLIESRPIGDELGRYRFVIDADGHIEHERMADALLGIRRFSPRVVFLGSYPRADRQIVQYPDRYSDDVFVEARDWLRGILSGEPEA from the coding sequence GTGAAACCCGTGACTGAACGCCGTACCTACAGCTATCTCGGCCCTGCCGGAACCTTCACGGAGGCGGCGCTCGATCAGGTGGCCGAGGCCCGCGGCCAGAACTGGCGCCCCGTGCACAACGTGGGCGAGGCTCTGGCCGACGTGCTCGAGGGTCGGAGCGACGCCGCGATGATCGCAATCGAGAACTCGATCGAGGGCGGGGTGTCCACCACGCAGGATGCTCTGGCCACGCTTCCGGGGCTGCGCATCATCGGCGAATATCTCGTGCGGGTGAACTTCGTGCTGGTCGCTCCGCGGGGGACGACGCTCGACCAGGTCGAGGTGATCGCGGCGCATCCGGTCGCCTACGCCCAGTGTCATGGGTGGCTCGGCGCGCACCTGCCGTCGCACTCGCACGTTCCCGCGTCGAGCAACGTCGCCTCCGCGATCGGCGTCCTCGACGGCACGCTGCCCGCGCAGGCGGCCATCGCGGCACCCGGCATCGTCAACCACTACGACGTCGAGGTGCTGGCAGACGGCATCGGCGACAACGCGCAGGCCGTGACCCGCTTCGTGCTGGTCACCCGCACGACCCGTTCGCCCGAGCCGACCGGTGCCGACAAGACCTCGCTGATCGTGGAGCTCCCGCACGACCACCCCGGTTCGCTCCTGGAGATGCTCGAGCAGTTCTCGACCCGCGGCATCAACCTGTCGCTCATCGAGTCGCGGCCGATCGGCGACGAACTCGGGCGCTACCGATTCGTGATCGACGCCGACGGACACATCGAGCACGAGCGCATGGCCGACGCGCTGCTCGGCATCCGTCGATTCAGCCCTCGTGTGGTCTTCCTCGGGTCGTATCCGCGCGCGGACCGGCAGATCGTGCAGTACCCCGACCGCTACTCCGATGACGTGTTCGTCGAGGCGCGCGACTGGCTGCGCGGCATCCTCTCCGGCGAGCCGGAAGCCTGA
- the pgm gene encoding phosphoglucomutase (alpha-D-glucose-1,6-bisphosphate-dependent): MTSRAGLPAEESDLIDVDELIAAYYDRTPNPEVPAERVVFGTSGHRGSSLSNSFNENHILATTQAIVDYRDAQGITGPLFLGRDTHALSLPAERSAIEVLLANGIDVRVDSRDSWVPTPALSHAILTYNRGKAADDPSRADGIVVTPSHNPPRDGGFKYNPPHGGPADTDATGWIADRANALIAAGLDGVKLERFADIDWDALTGYDFRDAYVRDLPSIIDIDAIRSAGVSIGADPLGGASVEYWALIAEMHDLDLTVVNPEVDPTWRFMTLDWDEKIRMDPSSPSAMASLVAKKGSYDVLTGNDADADRHGIVTPDAGLMNPNHYLAVAIDYLFSHRDGWPRDAAIGKTLVSSMIIDRVAESLGRRLLEVPVGFKWFVPGLLDGSVAFGGEESAGASFLRKDGSVWSTDKDGILLCLLAAEIIAVTGKTPSERYRELETAFGASAYQRVDAPATPEQKATLGQLAPEAVTATTLAGEDITAKLSHAPGNGAAIGGLKVQTEHAWFAARPSGTEDVYKLYAESLRGPEHLAEVQAEARAVVSAALEG; encoded by the coding sequence ATGACCAGCCGTGCCGGCCTCCCCGCGGAGGAAAGTGACCTGATCGATGTCGACGAACTGATCGCCGCCTACTACGACCGCACGCCGAACCCCGAGGTTCCCGCGGAACGCGTCGTGTTCGGCACCAGCGGTCATCGCGGTTCCTCGCTGTCGAACAGCTTCAACGAGAATCACATCCTCGCCACGACGCAGGCGATCGTGGACTACCGCGACGCGCAGGGCATCACCGGCCCGCTCTTCCTCGGCCGCGACACGCACGCGTTGTCGCTGCCCGCCGAGCGCAGCGCGATCGAGGTGCTGCTGGCGAACGGCATCGACGTGCGGGTCGACTCCCGCGACTCGTGGGTGCCCACTCCGGCGCTCAGTCACGCCATCCTCACCTACAACCGCGGCAAGGCGGCCGACGACCCGAGCCGCGCGGACGGCATCGTCGTCACCCCCTCGCACAACCCTCCGCGCGACGGCGGCTTCAAGTACAACCCGCCGCACGGCGGCCCCGCCGACACCGACGCCACGGGCTGGATCGCCGACCGCGCGAACGCCCTCATCGCCGCCGGACTCGACGGCGTGAAGCTCGAGCGCTTCGCCGACATCGACTGGGATGCCCTCACCGGCTACGACTTCCGAGACGCCTACGTGCGCGACCTGCCGTCGATCATCGACATCGACGCCATCCGCAGCGCCGGGGTGAGCATCGGCGCCGACCCGCTCGGCGGAGCCTCCGTCGAGTACTGGGCACTCATCGCCGAGATGCACGACCTCGACCTGACCGTCGTGAACCCTGAGGTCGATCCGACGTGGCGCTTCATGACGCTGGACTGGGACGAGAAGATCCGGATGGATCCGTCCTCACCGTCGGCAATGGCCTCCCTGGTCGCGAAGAAGGGGTCGTACGACGTGCTCACCGGGAACGACGCCGACGCCGACAGGCACGGAATCGTGACCCCCGACGCCGGACTGATGAACCCGAACCACTATCTCGCGGTCGCCATCGACTATCTGTTCTCGCACCGCGACGGCTGGCCGCGCGACGCCGCGATCGGCAAGACCCTGGTCTCGTCGATGATCATCGACCGGGTCGCCGAGTCGCTCGGACGGCGTCTGCTGGAGGTTCCGGTCGGGTTCAAGTGGTTCGTGCCCGGACTCCTCGACGGCTCGGTCGCCTTCGGTGGCGAGGAGTCGGCCGGGGCCTCGTTCCTCCGCAAGGACGGCTCGGTCTGGTCCACCGACAAGGACGGCATCCTGCTGTGTCTGCTGGCTGCCGAGATCATCGCCGTCACCGGCAAGACCCCGTCGGAGCGGTACCGCGAGCTGGAGACCGCCTTCGGTGCCTCCGCGTACCAGCGGGTGGACGCCCCGGCGACGCCCGAGCAGAAGGCCACGCTCGGCCAGCTCGCCCCCGAGGCCGTCACGGCGACCACGCTCGCGGGCGAGGACATCACCGCGAAGCTCTCGCATGCGCCCGGCAACGGCGCGGCGATCGGGGGCCTCAAGGTGCAGACCGAGCATGCCTGGTTCGCCGCCCGCCCGTCGGGCACCGAAGACGTCTACAAGCTCTACGCCGAGAGCCTGCGCGGCCCGGAGCACCTCGCCGAGGTGCAGGCCGAGGCGCGCGCCGTGGTCTCCGCCGCCCTCGAAGGCTGA
- a CDS encoding glycerate kinase, translated as MTRVVLAPDSFKGTITAADAATALADGWATVDPTAEFVHRPMADGGEGTVAAFEAAVPGAVRMPITVDGPAGEKIDTSWLLLPPTRDAPAGTAVIDLGSTSGIELLRELRPWDADTTGLGQALAAALDHGVSRLVVGIGSSASTDGGTGMLSALGAVFLDAAGAPVPRGARGLDSIASADLTALRPAPEVRVLTDVTNPLTGPRGAAAVFGPQKGLRSPDDIARVDDGLRRLAALLGVDPAGEGNGAAGGTGAALVVWGGVLAPGAAEVADLIGLDAAISGADVVITGEGSYDGQSGDGKVPSFLAGLAAVAGTDAMLAAGRITPDADTALFAATASLTGLAGSSEAARAEPVRWLRVAGADLARAAQDRARRSVRG; from the coding sequence GTGACGCGGGTCGTGCTGGCCCCGGACAGCTTCAAGGGCACGATCACGGCGGCGGATGCCGCGACGGCCCTCGCCGACGGCTGGGCGACGGTCGATCCCACCGCCGAGTTCGTGCACCGGCCGATGGCGGACGGAGGCGAGGGCACGGTGGCTGCGTTCGAGGCGGCGGTGCCCGGCGCCGTGCGGATGCCGATCACGGTCGACGGACCGGCCGGCGAGAAGATCGACACCTCCTGGTTGCTGCTCCCGCCGACGCGCGATGCCCCGGCGGGCACGGCCGTGATCGATCTCGGGTCGACCTCCGGGATCGAATTGCTGCGCGAGCTGCGTCCGTGGGATGCCGACACGACCGGTCTGGGGCAGGCACTGGCCGCGGCTCTCGACCATGGCGTCTCGCGACTCGTCGTCGGCATCGGCTCCAGCGCCTCCACCGACGGTGGCACCGGGATGCTCTCGGCGCTCGGTGCAGTGTTCCTCGATGCCGCAGGGGCGCCGGTTCCCCGCGGCGCGCGGGGACTCGACTCCATCGCATCCGCGGATCTGACCGCCCTGCGCCCGGCACCCGAGGTGCGCGTGCTCACCGACGTCACCAATCCGCTCACCGGTCCGCGCGGTGCCGCCGCGGTGTTCGGCCCGCAGAAGGGCCTGCGATCGCCGGACGACATCGCTCGCGTCGACGACGGGCTTCGTCGTCTCGCCGCGCTGCTCGGCGTCGATCCCGCGGGCGAGGGCAACGGTGCGGCCGGGGGCACGGGCGCTGCGCTCGTGGTCTGGGGAGGCGTGCTCGCTCCCGGTGCCGCCGAGGTGGCCGACCTCATCGGCCTCGACGCCGCGATCTCCGGCGCCGACGTGGTCATCACGGGGGAGGGTTCGTACGATGGGCAGTCGGGTGACGGCAAGGTCCCCTCGTTCCTCGCCGGACTCGCCGCCGTCGCGGGGACCGACGCGATGCTCGCGGCCGGTCGGATCACCCCGGACGCCGACACCGCGCTGTTCGCGGCCACCGCCTCCCTCACCGGTCTGGCCGGATCGTCAGAGGCTGCGCGCGCCGAACCCGTGCGCTGGCTGCGCGTCGCAGGTGCCGATCTGGCACGGGCCGCGCAGGATCGAGCGCGCAGGAGCGTGCGGGGCTGA
- a CDS encoding LacI family DNA-binding transcriptional regulator, translated as MTKPATSAERPSPTRSPRHARGPAPTLHDVAREAGVSLATASRVLNGSERRVAESFRERVESAAEKLGYTANVSAQSIARGTSPVVALLVADIADPYFGLIASGVARGADEEGLVVTIAITERDQAREARIVRALRGQRPRGLILAASRTQEPTETETAQELAEFVRLGGRVVAFGPDGEGERRIEIDNRAGAEALGRRMAELGYRSAIALGAAAGVRTSDDRLAGFHAGFEAAGGAVESVRRGDFRRESGAAQMREALVDGIEPGTLIFAISDVVALGAMSAIRESGREVGSDIAVCGFDDVPASSDATPRLTTVRVPLSEVGYQAFRATVDAEWEQAPLPLEIIVRDSTPGITR; from the coding sequence ATGACCAAGCCCGCAACGTCCGCGGAGCGGCCGTCGCCGACGCGGTCTCCGCGCCACGCCCGGGGGCCGGCGCCCACACTGCACGACGTCGCCCGAGAAGCCGGGGTCTCCCTGGCGACAGCTTCCCGGGTGCTCAACGGTTCCGAGCGCCGAGTCGCCGAGTCGTTCCGGGAACGCGTCGAATCAGCGGCGGAGAAGCTCGGATACACCGCGAACGTCTCGGCCCAGTCGATCGCCCGCGGCACATCACCGGTCGTCGCCCTCCTCGTCGCCGATATCGCCGACCCCTACTTCGGGTTGATCGCGTCGGGTGTGGCCCGCGGCGCCGACGAGGAGGGCCTGGTCGTGACGATCGCGATCACCGAGCGCGACCAGGCGCGTGAGGCACGGATCGTGCGTGCGCTTCGCGGGCAGCGGCCGCGAGGTCTGATCCTCGCCGCCTCGCGCACACAGGAGCCCACGGAGACCGAGACCGCGCAGGAACTCGCGGAGTTCGTCCGCCTGGGCGGCCGGGTCGTGGCGTTCGGGCCGGACGGCGAGGGCGAGCGTCGAATCGAGATCGACAACCGCGCCGGGGCGGAGGCGCTCGGCCGACGGATGGCCGAGCTCGGGTACCGTTCGGCGATCGCGCTCGGGGCGGCGGCCGGAGTCCGGACCTCGGATGATCGTCTGGCCGGCTTCCACGCCGGGTTCGAGGCGGCAGGCGGTGCGGTCGAGAGCGTGCGACGGGGTGACTTCCGCCGGGAGTCGGGGGCGGCCCAGATGAGAGAAGCTCTCGTCGACGGCATCGAACCCGGCACCCTGATCTTCGCGATCAGTGACGTGGTGGCCCTCGGTGCGATGTCCGCGATCCGTGAATCCGGGCGCGAGGTCGGCAGCGACATCGCGGTCTGCGGGTTCGACGACGTGCCGGCGAGCAGTGACGCCACCCCGCGGTTGACGACCGTGCGCGTGCCGTTGAGCGAGGTCGGATATCAGGCTTTCCGCGCGACGGTCGATGCGGAATGGGAGCAGGCGCCCCTGCCGCTCGAGATCATCGTGCGCGACAGCACCCCGGGGATCACCCGGTGA
- a CDS encoding sugar phosphate isomerase/epimerase family protein, with translation MSLPSQAQAQGQAPVQAQAQAQAPAPDPRLSINQATIKHADLATALRVTTAAGVEAIGLWREPVNDVGLDVAARMLGDSGLRFSTYCRGGFFTLPDGAERAAALDDNRRAIEETATLAAAGAEGSTAVLVLVVGGLPAGSRDLIGARQRVRDAIGVLAPEAKAAGVTLAIEPLHPMYASDRAVVSTLGQALDIAADFDPEVVGAAVDTFHIWWDPQVLEQIARAGREGRIATYQVCDWKTPLASDVLLSRHYTGEGVIDFGTLTRAVVATGYDRDIEVEIFNAEIWADDPESVVRRTAETFAAAVSPHLA, from the coding sequence ATGAGCCTCCCCTCCCAGGCCCAGGCCCAGGGCCAGGCGCCGGTGCAGGCCCAGGCCCAGGCCCAGGCGCCGGCCCCGGACCCGCGCCTGTCGATCAATCAGGCGACCATCAAGCATGCCGACCTCGCGACGGCCCTGCGGGTCACGACGGCCGCGGGTGTGGAGGCGATCGGACTGTGGCGTGAGCCGGTGAACGACGTCGGCCTCGACGTCGCGGCCCGCATGCTCGGCGACTCGGGCCTGCGCTTCTCGACGTACTGCCGTGGTGGGTTCTTCACGCTGCCGGACGGGGCGGAGCGGGCGGCGGCGCTGGACGACAACCGCCGGGCGATCGAGGAGACCGCGACGCTGGCCGCGGCCGGTGCCGAGGGCTCGACCGCTGTGCTCGTCCTGGTCGTGGGCGGCCTGCCCGCGGGATCGCGCGACCTGATCGGGGCTCGGCAGCGCGTGCGCGATGCGATCGGTGTGCTGGCTCCCGAGGCGAAGGCGGCTGGTGTGACGCTCGCGATCGAACCGCTGCACCCGATGTACGCGTCCGATCGCGCCGTCGTCTCGACGCTCGGCCAGGCGCTCGACATCGCAGCGGACTTCGATCCGGAGGTGGTCGGCGCCGCCGTCGACACCTTCCACATCTGGTGGGACCCGCAGGTGCTCGAGCAGATCGCGAGGGCCGGTCGTGAAGGACGCATCGCCACGTACCAGGTGTGCGACTGGAAGACGCCTCTCGCATCCGACGTGCTGCTCTCACGGCACTACACCGGCGAGGGCGTGATCGATTTCGGCACCCTCACCCGCGCGGTGGTCGCGACCGGGTACGACCGCGACATCGAGGTCGAGATCTTCAACGCCGAGATCTGGGCCGATGATCCCGAGAGCGTGGTGCGCCGCACTGCCGAGACGTTCGCCGCCGCGGTCTCTCCGCATCTCGCGTGA
- a CDS encoding dihydrodipicolinate synthase family protein, translating to MSTLRLLRANGDVADVALNDSGTYTRPTGPLQSRVAYAAAHVVPKVHADNTPGQAADIDWDATLAFRRNVYSWGLGVADAMDTAQRNMGLDAAATRELIARSAEVAREEGGSVVVGVNTDHIAEPHISLDQLISAYLEQLHFTEEQGAGPVLMASRHLARAATDADDYRRVYREVLSRATTPVVLHWLGAAFDPELAGYFGADDWQAASDVLLEIIAENPDKVAGVKMSLLNAESEVSVRDRLPEGVRMFTGDDFNYVSLIGGAAAGSSTARDLAERTAPSREQAVHSATGRALGEDTGDATGVRTHSDALLGAFAAITPVASAAIQALDAGDPERYRRILGPTEELSRQVFATPTFYYKTGVAFLSWMNGHQPGFQMVGGLHSARSLPHLSRIIELANASLALEQPDLARERWHGMLRLNGVDA from the coding sequence ATGAGCACCCTGCGCCTCCTCCGCGCGAACGGCGATGTCGCTGACGTCGCCCTCAACGACTCCGGCACCTACACGCGCCCGACCGGCCCGCTGCAGAGCCGCGTCGCGTATGCCGCCGCACACGTCGTGCCGAAGGTGCACGCCGACAACACTCCCGGGCAGGCGGCCGACATCGACTGGGACGCCACGCTCGCGTTCCGCCGCAACGTGTACTCGTGGGGTCTCGGCGTCGCCGATGCCATGGACACCGCGCAGCGGAACATGGGGTTGGACGCCGCTGCCACCCGCGAGCTGATCGCCCGCAGCGCCGAGGTCGCCCGTGAGGAGGGCGGATCCGTCGTGGTGGGTGTCAACACCGACCACATCGCCGAACCGCACATCTCGCTCGACCAGCTCATCTCCGCCTACCTCGAGCAACTGCACTTCACCGAGGAGCAGGGCGCCGGCCCCGTGCTCATGGCCTCCCGTCACCTGGCCCGTGCCGCGACGGACGCGGACGACTACCGGCGTGTGTATCGAGAGGTCCTCTCGCGTGCGACCACTCCGGTCGTGCTGCATTGGCTCGGTGCGGCGTTCGATCCCGAGCTCGCGGGCTACTTCGGCGCCGACGACTGGCAGGCGGCGTCGGACGTGCTCCTGGAGATCATCGCCGAGAATCCGGACAAGGTGGCGGGAGTCAAGATGAGCCTGTTGAACGCCGAGTCCGAGGTCTCGGTACGCGATCGTCTCCCCGAGGGCGTCCGGATGTTCACGGGCGACGACTTCAACTACGTGAGCCTGATCGGAGGTGCCGCGGCGGGCTCGTCGACTGCACGCGATCTCGCCGAGCGGACGGCTCCCTCGCGTGAACAGGCCGTGCACTCGGCGACAGGTCGTGCACTCGGGGAAGACACGGGGGACGCAACGGGCGTGCGCACGCACTCCGACGCCCTGCTCGGCGCCTTCGCTGCGATCACCCCGGTCGCGTCGGCGGCGATCCAGGCACTCGACGCCGGCGACCCGGAACGGTATCGACGCATCCTCGGACCGACCGAGGAACTGAGCAGGCAGGTCTTCGCGACTCCCACGTTCTACTACAAGACGGGCGTCGCCTTCCTTTCGTGGATGAACGGCCATCAGCCCGGTTTTCAGATGGTGGGCGGGCTGCACTCCGCGCGCAGCCTGCCGCACCTGAGCCGGATCATCGAGCTCGCCAACGCCTCCCTGGCGCTGGAGCAGCCCGACCTCGCCCGCGAGCGGTGGCACGGCATGCTGCGTCTGAACGGCGTGGACGCATGA
- a CDS encoding LacI family DNA-binding transcriptional regulator codes for MAMVAARAGVSGQTVSRVVNGSPRVDPDTRVRVEHAMAELGYRPHRAARALRTGRSQTIGLVVTTLATVGNSRMLQATAEAAAERGYAVTLVTATRGVADAFDRLAEQEVDGAIVLNEASALVSGAQRPAGLHLVVVDAPSEDGFTSVHSDHAGGAAAATRRLLALGGGGVHHLAGPADSFASAERERGWRETLVSAGVRPPAVVRGDWSADSGYAAGAELRTASAVFCANDQMALGLLRALSDYGRRVPEDVGVIGFDDVPDAANYRPPLTTIRQDFAALAQCAVSALVDAIEGAAPAEGSGVIPTALVERASTASR; via the coding sequence ATGGCCATGGTCGCTGCCCGGGCCGGTGTCTCGGGACAGACTGTCTCGCGGGTCGTCAACGGCAGCCCCCGCGTCGACCCCGACACCCGTGTCCGCGTCGAGCACGCGATGGCGGAGCTCGGTTATCGCCCCCACCGCGCGGCCCGAGCCCTGCGCACCGGGCGCTCGCAGACGATCGGACTCGTCGTCACCACCCTCGCCACCGTCGGCAACTCCCGGATGTTGCAGGCCACGGCCGAAGCTGCGGCGGAACGGGGGTACGCGGTGACCCTCGTGACCGCCACCCGCGGCGTCGCTGACGCGTTCGATCGGCTCGCGGAGCAGGAGGTCGACGGTGCGATCGTCCTGAACGAGGCATCGGCCCTGGTCTCCGGCGCGCAGCGGCCTGCCGGGCTGCACCTCGTGGTCGTCGACGCCCCGAGCGAGGACGGGTTCACGTCGGTGCACAGCGATCACGCGGGCGGCGCCGCCGCAGCCACACGCCGGCTTCTCGCCCTCGGGGGAGGCGGGGTGCATCATCTCGCCGGTCCAGCCGACTCCTTCGCGTCGGCCGAGAGGGAACGCGGATGGCGGGAGACGCTCGTCTCCGCCGGCGTCCGTCCGCCCGCCGTCGTCCGGGGTGACTGGAGCGCTGACTCGGGGTACGCCGCCGGCGCGGAACTGCGCACGGCATCCGCCGTCTTCTGCGCCAACGATCAGATGGCGCTCGGGCTGCTGCGGGCGCTGTCCGACTACGGCCGTCGGGTGCCGGAAGACGTCGGCGTGATCGGTTTCGATGATGTGCCGGACGCCGCGAACTACCGCCCGCCGCTGACCACCATCCGGCAGGACTTCGCCGCGCTCGCCCAGTGTGCGGTGTCAGCGCTGGTGGACGCGATCGAAGGCGCTGCGCCCGCAGAGGGATCCGGAGTCATCCCGACGGCACTCGTCGAGCGCGCCAGTACCGCGTCGCGCTGA
- the galT gene encoding galactose-1-phosphate uridylyltransferase has translation MNTDDLPELRTETLGAGVVRRATTLADGRDLIYYDDPGTALGADRAVDARALDPRPETATMRLDVLTGDWITVAANRQNRVMMPGADADPLAPQTPGNPSEVPSRYDVAVFENRSPAFGPALAAATGAAPRASNAPRGLDDLAALGLGRTRTAVGRCEVVCFSPEHAGSFGTQTVTRARTVIEAWADRTAALSQLPGIEQIFPFENRGEAIGVTLPHPHGQIYAYPYVTPRTTRVLETIGRTAPDLFQHILESEQASERVVFRGEHWTAFVPFAARWPLEVHLMPHRHVPDFAETTEAERDELAPLYLRLLRGVDALYDSPTPYIAAWHQAPVHVGRDTVRLHLQLTSPRRAADKLKFLAGSEAAMWAWAAEVPPEVGAARLREAIERASHDQPDTGDSA, from the coding sequence GTGAACACGGACGATCTTCCTGAGTTGCGTACCGAGACTCTCGGCGCCGGCGTGGTCAGACGCGCCACCACCCTCGCCGACGGCCGCGACCTCATCTACTACGACGACCCCGGCACCGCGCTGGGCGCCGACCGAGCCGTCGACGCGCGCGCCCTCGACCCCCGCCCGGAGACCGCGACGATGCGTCTCGACGTGCTCACCGGCGACTGGATCACGGTCGCCGCGAACCGACAGAACCGCGTGATGATGCCCGGCGCCGACGCCGACCCGCTGGCCCCGCAGACACCCGGAAACCCCTCCGAGGTGCCCTCGCGGTACGACGTCGCCGTGTTCGAGAACCGCTCGCCCGCGTTCGGACCTGCCCTGGCCGCAGCGACGGGCGCCGCACCCCGGGCGTCGAACGCTCCTCGCGGGCTCGACGACCTCGCGGCCCTCGGCCTCGGCCGCACGCGCACCGCCGTCGGCCGCTGCGAGGTCGTCTGCTTCAGCCCCGAGCATGCCGGATCCTTCGGTACACAGACCGTCACCCGGGCGCGCACCGTGATCGAAGCATGGGCCGACCGCACCGCCGCACTCTCACAGCTGCCCGGCATCGAGCAGATCTTCCCGTTCGAGAACCGGGGCGAGGCGATCGGCGTGACCCTGCCGCACCCGCACGGGCAGATCTACGCCTACCCGTATGTGACCCCGCGCACCACCCGCGTGCTGGAGACGATCGGCCGCACCGCCCCCGACCTGTTCCAGCACATCCTCGAGTCCGAGCAGGCGTCCGAGCGCGTGGTGTTCCGCGGCGAGCACTGGACCGCCTTCGTGCCGTTCGCCGCACGCTGGCCACTCGAGGTGCACCTGATGCCGCACCGCCATGTGCCCGACTTCGCCGAGACCACTGAAGCCGAGCGTGACGAGCTCGCCCCGCTCTACCTGCGGCTGCTGCGCGGCGTCGATGCCCTCTACGACTCCCCGACGCCCTACATCGCCGCGTGGCACCAGGCCCCCGTGCACGTCGGGCGCGACACCGTGCGCCTGCACCTTCAACTCACGAGCCCGCGCCGTGCCGCCGACAAGCTGAAATTCCTCGCCGGCTCGGAAGCGGCGATGTGGGCCTGGGCCGCCGAAGTGCCTCCGGAAGTCGGTGCCGCACGCCTCCGCGAAGCGATCGAGCGCGCCTCGCACGACCAGCCCGACACCGGAGATTCTGCATGA